The Toxoplasma gondii ME49 chromosome XII, whole genome shotgun sequence genome includes a region encoding these proteins:
- a CDS encoding hypothetical protein (encoded by transcript TGME49_300160) — protein sequence MPLQPCSPKPQSRVRPHTQVPLSNLKLHRTSSSLSASSLSASSLSASSSSSSSSLSASSSSFALAAAADFWRSYVRATEPAFRGGREAKERETGRWQRTEKGGEESEDADKGEEERTEERQAAFLCGARAWEIRSSSHAEETWRGKGTDEKVQDSRREADLEEKQTTETKAHRRRASSMNICSQNGFHPDRERSLEAPGEEGEEEERGEDEKGERTEGGGTKERGDGGKYDIVEGEEEMKGEENLKEGRGMAEREEDGRGELLEEELKEEGEGSGVEEKEDEGTCREREDETEESAERGSFGDTSTLAACPFSPVKADAPFSKRFSRLFFCGSSPGRVEEEFSSSLHMNSPGEEKSAGGGISSSSLVSPLSSFISSSSLSSSSSVSSCSSSLSSSSSSSSLSSSSSSSSLSSSSSSSLSSSFSSSLSSSSSSSSLSSSSSSSSLSSSSSSSSLSSSSSSSSLSSSSSSSSLSSSSSVSSCSSSLSSSSSSSSLSSSSSSSSLSSSSSSSSLSSSSSSSSLSSSSSSVSSSSSFSCSSSLSFPCPSAHAVSALPCSSPGAAAAKRPSVVILLSLPCQSASPPLSSLSSLSSLAPCFARLPRESSRLRVLLSSLSSSPVFNSLASRLESEPRRRELSGNSAGEEEDESEREGEEEDEETEASRASSQSGVGQLPPPLAALLLSLKLSSAFSPVYRQSLHSLPVSEVQAWKAGEATLCSGTASPAGRRRSAGDRDSRSSLRKKQRTGARGIAEGMGEGGAREEESAGRREEEEKATETEVSSTLRKKVRKKDIFHPYLFVLVGCAVSGDAAAALHLLRAISLMEKMRRENAEKEQMATRERTGDAADERHRGEEHAEIWEASNMTSRLDGDKQNGEEQKKEAEEKGEKVTSSEKRSDLSFSIDISEVILACNAAIASVLLLSPGGYRDLCSLENSGEKQEEASQVGITMFEEFCLRPLLLLLQSPSALAHFLQLTLSTLTKAQTVRHSTAISSSSLSSSLSSSSVCCGQKGEGDVLGGRGPGDREAEETAGERWREAAQDVLRVRLSACKLPFFTRKATPVQGEKEQETSPSFSVSSLSELFSWATVEASKERVIVPSLLVSRRGTVGLWLLVAAALYIFHRTKRKTTTCSGRSFEFCSCEKGSSSASLLPLLRRPSSSPRDSPVSSFSSAASLLSRLLASSFQSPAERPRFAVSQQDPRRSPVRPCLSCVSSFFLFLLLSAEDARHRLRTRANFSLSPPLSLRKLPRRRWSPTHPAGTCPTSRDAQRSREARKEPTAETDEERSMEDGSENNLFGCDDIRRVVQFMMQLFTKPCRARRS from the coding sequence ATGCCGCTGCAGCCTTGCTCGCCGAAACCGCAGTCTCGCGTGAGACCCCACACGCAGGTCCCCCTCTCAAACCTCAAACTCCACAggacctcttcttctctctctgcttcctctctctctgcttcttctctctctgcttcttcttcttcgtcttcttcttctctctctgcctcttcttcgtctttcgcgCTGGCAGCCGCCGCGGACTTTTGGCGGTCGTACGTGAGAGCTACGGAGCCGGCTTTCcggggaggcagagaagcgaaggaaagagaaactggaagatggcagaggacagagaagggaggagaggaatcagaggacgcagacaaaggcgaggaagagcggactgaggagagacaggcagcgTTTTTGTGTGGCGCTCGCGCCTGGGAGATTCGCTcgtcttcgcatgcagaggaaacttggagaggaaaaggcacCGACGAGAAAGTCCAGGATTcacgaagagaagccgatttggaagagaaacagacaacagagacaaaggcgcACAGGAGACGCGCATCTTCTATGAACATCTGCAGCCAAAACGGATTCCAcccagacagagagagaagccttgAAGCgccaggagaagaaggagaagaagaggaacgaggagaagacgaaaagggagaaagaacagaggggggtggaacgaaagagagaggcgatgGAGGAAAATATGACATcgtggaaggagaagaagaaatgaaaggagaagaaaatttAAAGGAAGGGCGTGGAatggcagagagagaagaagatggaagaggagaacttctggaagaagaactgaaagaagagggagaaggaagtggagtggaagagaaagaagatgaaggaacatgtcgagaaagagaggatgAAACGGAAGAGAGCGCCGAGAGAGGTTCCTTCGGAGATACCTCCACACTCGCAGCATGCCCTTTCAGTCCTGTGAAGGCAGATGCTCCTTTTTCGAAAAGATTTTCGCGCTTATTTTTTTGTGGCTCTTCACCTGGTCGAGTTGAGGAAGaattttcttcgtctctgcacaTGAACTCtccaggagaagaaaaatcCGCAGGCGGAGGcatctcgtcttcttcccttgtcAGCCCGTTAAGCTCCTtcatttcctcttcctctctctcgtcttcttcgtctgtctcttcttgctcttcctctctctcgtcttcttcttcctcttcctctctctcgtcttcttcttcctcttcctctctctcgtcttcttcctcttcctctctctcgtcttctttctcttcctctctctcgtcatcttcttcctcttcctctctctcgtcttcttcttcctcttcctctctctcgtcttcttcttcctcttcctctctctcgtcttcttcttcctcttcctctctctcgtcttcttcttcctcttcctctctctcgtcttcttcgtctgtctcttcttgctcttcctctctctcgtcttcttcttcctcttcctctctctcgtcttcttcttcctcttcctctctctcgtcttcttcttcctcttcctctctctcgtcatcttcttcctcttcctctctttcgtcatcatcttcgtctgtctcttcttcctcttccttttcctgttCCTCCTCCTTGTCTTTTCCCTGTCCGTCGGCGCATGCGGTGTCTGCTCTCCCCTGCTCCTCTCCTGGGGCAGCAGCTGCCAAGAGGCCTTCCGTCGTcattcttctgtcgcttccttgtCAGAGTGCGTCGCCTCCGCTGTCttccctttcgtctctctcttctctcgcgccaTGCTTTGCTCGTCtgccgagagagagcagtCGCCTCAGAgtgctgctctcttctctttcgtcttccccagTTTTCAACTCTCTCGCGAGTCGCCTGGAGAGCGAGCCGCGTCGGAGAGAGCTCAGTGGAAACTCggctggcgaagaagaagacgaaagtgaacgcgaaggtgaagaagaggacgaagagactgAAGCGTCACGAGCCTCTTCGCAGTCGGGAGTAGGACAGCTTCCCCCTCCTCTCGCcgccctgcttctctctctcaagTTGTCTtcggccttctctcctgtgtaTAGACAGTCTCTGCACTCCCTTCCAGTTTCGGAGGTTCAGGCATGGAAGGCAGGAGAGGCGACTCTCTGCTCTGGGACTGCTTCGCCGGcaggtcgaagaagaagcgcaggaGATCGAGAcagtcgttcttctctgaggaagaaacagagaactgGCGCGCGAGGAATCGCGGAAGGGAtgggagagggaggagctcgagaggaagagagtgcaggtcgaagagaggaagaagagaaggcgacagagacggaagTGAGCTCGACgctgagaaaaaaagtgaggaagaaagacattTTTCATCCCTACCTCTTTGTCCTCGTCGGAtgcgctgtctccggagACGCAGCGGCCGCTCTACACCTCCTTCGAGCGATTTCTCTCATGGAAAAAatgcggagagagaacgcagagaaggaacaaatggcgacgagagagagaacaggagacgcagcggaCGAACGACACAGAGGGGAAGAACATGCAGAAATCTGGGAGGCCAGCAACATGACCAGCAGACTTGATGGAGACAagcagaacggagaagaacagaaaaaagaggcagaagaaaagggagagaaggtgaCAAGTAGTGAAAAAAGAAGCGACCTGTCTTTTTCCATCGACATTTCGGAAGTCATTCTTGCGTGCAATGCTGCAATCGCGTctgtcctccttctctcaccGGGTGGCTACAGGGATTTGTGTTCCCTTGAAAACAGTggagaaaagcaagaagaagcatCACAGGTTGGAATCACTATGTTCGAAGAATTCTGTCttcggcctcttcttctccttttgcaGTCTCCATCTGCTCTTGCTCATTTTCTTCAACTcactctctccactcttACGAAGGCCCAGACCGTGAGACATTCCACCgccatctcttcttcttctctctcttcttctctctcttcttcttctgtctgctgtggacagaagggagaaggtgaCGTCTTGGGGGGCAGAGGacctggagacagagaggcagaggagacggcgggagaacggtggagagaggccgcACAAGACGTTCTGCgagtgcgtctctctgcctgcaaGCTGCCTTTCTTCACACGGAAAGCGACGCCCGTtcagggagaaaaggagcaggaaacttctccctctttttctgtttcttctctctccgagcTTTTCTCTTGGGCGACAGTCGAGGCTTCCAAGGAGCGTGTGATCGTTCCCAGTCTCCTCGTCAGCCGGCGAGGCACCGTCGGTCTCTGGCTTCTCGTTGCTGCTGCCCTTTACATTTTCCAtagaacaaagagaaagacgacaacCTGCTCTGGAAGGTCGTTCGAGTTTTGCAGCTGCGAGAAAGGTTCGAGTTccgcttcccttcttcccctcttgcgcaggccttcctcttcgcctcgtgactctcctgtttcgtcgttttcgtcagctgcttcgcttctatctcgccttctcgcttcctctttccaGTCTCCTGCAGAGCGGCCTCGCTTTGCAGTGTCGCAGCAAGACCCACGGCGCTCTCCAGTTCGGCCCTGCCTCAGTTGcgtgtcttccttctttctctttcttctgctctccgcTGAAGACGCGAGACATCGCCTCCGGACTCGAGCGAacttctccctgtctccacccCTGTCCCTCCGGAAGCTCCCGCGGCGGCGGTGGAGCCCAACGCACCCTGCCGGGACCTGCCCGACGTCGCGAGACGcgcagcgaagcagagaggcgcgaaaagaaccgacagcagagacggacGAGGAACGCAGCATGGAAGATGGTTCAGAAAACAATCTCTTCGGGTGCGACGACATTCGCCGCGTCGTCCAGTTCATGATGCAGCTGTTCACGAAGCCATGCAGGGCGCGTAGAAGCTGA
- a CDS encoding hypothetical protein (encoded by transcript TGME49_300150), whose protein sequence is MNCTEETVQQFMAATGVSDRETATRYVEMAAGDCNAAALLFFDHQEEGLSVGLPSRGRAAAEACRPNRVSPDTHLTPLSSSSSSSSSFLSPSSLLSSSSSTASSSSTASSSSTASSSSTASCPYRGAASAAAQQAQEEEELRKPDPAYRQTLLTQPLYGEPAAEDRAASAAAATSLPSSLTVAMDAGSSAFAGLYEPPKELVCTLSFAKARELCMRTGRWLLVNIQKADEFGSHKLNRDIWRSEVVQDLLKEFFVFWQRAESNQEGRVFCELYKVTSFPHIAVVDPRTGRSMKQWPSRRFSEAIGAQSELFEFIEHQQQLAEAKAKAGREKDSSSVSRTLSPSASPSSPALPVAGDAPRSSSEKEARNSEEKSEKSEKEERKEERGQADLEILREKRLRALEQQSRRSEEK, encoded by the exons ATGAATTGCACAGAGGAAACTGTTCAGCAGTTTATGGCGGCGACAG GCGTCTCCGACCGCGAGACCGCGACGCGCTACGTGGAG aTGGCCGCGGGAGACTGCAACGCAGCAGCGCTGCTGTTCTTCGATCACCAAGAAGAAGGCCTTTCTGTCGGCTTGCCCAGTCGAGGTCGTGCAGCAGCCGAGGCCTGCCGACCCAACAGGGTCTCTCCAGACACGCACCTtacgcctctctcttcttcctcttcttcctcttcttcttttctttctccttcttctttgctgtcttcttcctcctcaactgcgtcttcctcttcaactgcgtcttcctcttcaactgcgtcttcctcttcaactGCGTCTTGTCCCTATCGAGGCGCCGCCTCGGCCGCTGCTCAGCAggcgcaggaagaagaggaactcaGGAAACCAGATCCTGCCTACAGACAAACGCTTCTGACGC AGCCGCTGTATGGCGAACCTGcggcagaagacagagcagcCTCGGCTGCGGCAGCGACCT ctttGCCGTCGAGTCTCACAGTGGCGATGGACGCCGGAAGTTCCGCGTTCGCAGGCCTGTACGAACCTCCCAAGGAGCTCGTCTGCACCTTGTCCTTTGCCAAG GCGCGggagctctgcatgcgaactgGCCGCTGGCTGCTCGTGAACATTCAGAAGGCAGATGAGTTCGGCAGCCACAAACTGAATCGCGACATCTGGCGCTCGGAGGTTGTTCAG GATCTGCTGAAGGAGTTTTTCGTATTCTGGCAGCGAGCTGAATCGAATCAGGAAGGGCGCGTCTTCTGCGAACTCTATAAG GTGACAAGCTTTCCTCACATCGCCGTCGTCGACCCGCGCACTGGGCGCTCCATGAAGCAGTGGCCGAGTCGCCGGTTCTCGGAGGCCATAGGGGCACAGTCTGAAC TCTTCGAGTTCATCGAACACCAGCAACAACTCGCCGAAGCTAAAGCCAAGGCAGGCCGTGAGAaagactcttcttctgtgtcgcggactctgtctccatccgcatctccttcctcgcctgcgcTGCCAGTCGCCGGCGACGCCCCGCGAAGCAGCTccgaaaaagaagcgaggaatTCAGAagaaaaatcagaaaaatcggaaaaagaagagcgaaaagaagagcggggCCAAGCGGACCTAGAGATactcagagagaagaggctgAGGGCACTGGAACAACAGTCGCGTCGTTCTGAGGAAAAGTGA